In Oncorhynchus clarkii lewisi isolate Uvic-CL-2024 unplaced genomic scaffold, UVic_Ocla_1.0 unplaced_contig_10251_pilon_pilon, whole genome shotgun sequence, the following proteins share a genomic window:
- the LOC139399464 gene encoding ferrochelatase, mitochondrial-like — MMSVLGRATRLIQFARCSNAVSLSVSTPLRRQSSSATVAAFAQPASTATPEAVENRKPKTGILMMNMGGPEKLDDVHDFLLRLFSDTDLMKLPVQNRLGPFIAKRRTPKIQEQYSRIGGGSPIKAWTTMQGEGMVKLLDEMCPETAPHKFYIGFRYVHPLTEEAIEEMEKDGVERAVAFTQYPQYSCSTTGRPTTVQLFYNRLTQYPQYSCSTTGRPSTHNTAVLPQ, encoded by the exons ATGATGTCTGTATTAGGAAGGGCGACTCGGCTCATTCAAT ttgCCAGGTGCAGTAACGCCGTAAGCCTGAGTGTTTCGACACCTCTCAGAAGACAGTCTAGTAGTGCAACCGTTGCAGCCTTCGCCCAGCCAGCCTCCACAGCGACCCCAGAAGCGGTAGAAAACAG AAAGCCCAAAACGGGGATCCTAATGATGAACATGGGAGGACCTGAGAAACTGGACGATGTTCACGATTTCCTGCTGCGCCTCTTCTCCGACACCGATCTGATGAAGCTTCCTGTTCAGAA tCGACTTGGGCCCTTCATAGCTAAGCGGCGCACCCCTAAGATCCAGGAGCAGTACAGCCGGATCGGAGGAGGCTCTCCTATCAAGGCCTGGACCACCATGCAGGGGGAGGGCATGGTCAAACTGCTGGATGAGATGTGTCCGGAAACAG CGCCTCATAAGTTCTACATCGGGTTCCGCTACGTGCATCCTCTGACGGAGGAGGCTAttgaggagatggagaaggatgGAGTAGAGAGAGCAGTGGCTTTCACACAGTACCCACAATACAGCTGTTCTACCACAGGTAGGCCCACTACAGTACAGCTGTTCTACAACAGGTTGACCCAGTACCCACAATACAGCTGTTCTACAACAGGTAGACCCAGTACCCACAATACAGCTGTTCTACCACAG
- the LOC139399462 gene encoding asparagine--tRNA ligase, cytoplasmic-like gives MAEEVTKTTGELSVGELYVSDKEGNDQDGDGTERKPFKTSLRALTFAGKEPFPTIYVDSQKEGERWAVISKTQMKNVIKLFAREQMKSDSKDKKEAEDSERREKNLEEAKKITIENDSSLPEPKTVKIYQLEPLRGERVKVFGWVHRMRKQGKNLLFIVLRDGTGFLQCVLNNKLCQCYNALVLSTESTVALYGTVKQVPEGKQAPGGHELHCDFWELVGLAPAGGADNLLNEESDVDVQLNNRHMMIRGENVSKILRVRSTVTQCFRDHFFARGYYEITPPTLVQTQVEGGSTLFNLNYFGEEAFLTQSSQLYLETCIPALGDTFCIAQSYRAEQSRTRRHLSEYTHIEAECPFMTYEDLLSRLEDLVCDVVDRVLKSPAASLLYQVNPDFKPPKRPFKRMNYSEAIIWLKEHDIKKDDGTYYEFGEDIPEAPERLMTDAIGETILLCRFPAEIKSFYMQRCPEDRRLTESVDVLMPNVGEIVGGSMRIWDAEELLEGYKREGIDPTPYYWYTDQRKYGTCPHGGYGLGLERFLTWLLNRHHIRDVCLYPRFIQRCRP, from the exons ATGGCAGAGGAGGTAACGAAAACCACAGGCGAACTCTCAGTGG GTGAGTTGTATGTGTCTGACAAAGAAGGAAATGACCAGGATGGTGACGGAACAGAGAGGAAGCCTTTCAAGACCTCATTGAGG GCTTTGACATTTGCTGGAAAGGAGCCATTCCCAACCATCTATGTGGACTCTCAGAAGGAAGGAGAG CGTTGGGCAGTGATCTCCAAGACGCAGATGAAAAATGTGATCAAGTTATTTGCTAGAGAGCAGATGAAGAGCGACTCCAAAGACAAAAAGGAG GCAGAGGATTCTGAGAGACGAGAGAAGAACCTAGAAGAAGCTAAGAAAATCACCATTGAGAATGACTCCAGCCTTCCAGAGCCCAAAACG GTCAAAATCTATCAGCTGGAGCCTCTCCgaggggagagagtgaaggtGTTTGGTTGGGTGCATCGAATGAGAAAACAAG GAAAGAACCTGCTGTTCATTGTGCTGAGAGATGGAACTGGTTTCCTGCAGTGTGTTCTCAACAATAAattg tgTCAGTGCTACAATGCCCTGGTGCTGTCCACTGAAAGCACAGTGGCTCTGTATGGGACAGTGAAGCAAGTACCTGAGGGAAAGCAG gCCCCTGGTGGTCATGAGCTGCACTGTGACTTCTGGGAGCTGGTGGGTCTGGCGCCGGCTGGAGGAGCTGACAACCTGCTGAATGAGGAGTCTGATGTTGACGTTCAGCTCAACAACAGACACATGATGATCCGTGGGGAGAACGTGTCCAAGATACTCCGGGTCCGCTCCACTGTCACACAGTGTTTCAGGGATCACTTCTTCGCCCGCGGATACTATGAG ATCACCCCACCCACTCTGGTGCAGACCCAGGTGGAGGGAGGTTCCACCCTGTTCAACCTGAACTACTTTGGGGAGGAGGCGTTCCTGACCCAGTCCTCTCAGCTCTACCTGGAGACCTGCATCCCTGCTCTGGGAGACACCTTCTGTATCGCTCAGTCCTACCGCGCAGAGCAGTCCCGCACTCGCAGGCACCTGTCTGA GTACACTCACATAGAGGCAGAGTGCCCCTTCATGACCTATGAGGACCTACTGAGCAGGCTGGAGGATCTGGTGTGTGACGTGGTGGACAGAGTCCTGAAGTCACCTGCTGCTTCTCTACTCTACCAGGTCAACCCT GACTTCAAGCCCCCCAAGAGGCCCTTCAAGAGGATGAACTACTCTGAGGCCATCATCTGGCTGAAGGAGCACGACATCAAAAAAGATGATGGGACATACTATGAGTTTGGAGAG GACATCCCAGAGGCCCCAGAGAGGCTGATGACTGATGCCATCGGTGAGACCATCCTGCTGTGCCGCTTCCCGGCTGAGATCAAGTCCTTCTACATGCAGCGCTGTCCTGAGGACCGACGCCTCACCGAGTCG GTGGATGTGCTGATGCCTAATGTTGGAGAGATAGTTGGAGGGTCTATGAGGATCTGGGATGCTGAGGAACTGCTGGAGGGATACAAGAGGGAGGGCATTGACCCAACCCCTTACTACTGGTACACTGACCAG AGGAAGTATGGTACCTGTCCCCACGGTGGCTACGGGCTCGGCCTAGAGAGGTTTCTAACCTGGCTGCTGAACAGACACCACATCAGAGACGTGTGTCTCTACCCTCGCTTCATCCAGCGCTGTCGACCCTAA